A part of Deltaproteobacteria bacterium genomic DNA contains:
- a CDS encoding efflux RND transporter periplasmic adaptor subunit, translating to MKDAENPNTVVLPSLNVLLSAEIEKPYWRRRNWLLAALSAIFGLGIAALVSQAGGRAAVTRFQTEEAVIGELVVTVSATGTLQPTNKVELSSELSGIVAAVLVDENDRVKKGQVLARLDHSKLRDVVNKSRSTLAAAEAQMLQAQATVAETAAALTRLRQLVEISGGLGTSQSELETAEANWKRAGANEASARAGVSQARANLQSAETDLGKADIKSPIDGVVLARTVEPGQTVAATFQAPVLFTLAEDLTKMKLQVDIDEADVGQVKEGQNATFAVDAWPGRKYSGVITRVGYGSRTVDDVVTYSAVLAVSNDDLSLRPGMTATTDIVTVTRENVLLIPNAALRYTPPATVPASADRSGGFVGKLMPRPPDQPSRASVAATDGVPRVWVSRDGQAVPIEIQTGADNGRVTEVLGGSLKAGEQVITETIGTAS from the coding sequence ATGAAAGACGCGGAAAATCCGAACACGGTCGTCCTCCCGTCATTAAACGTCCTTCTGAGCGCTGAGATCGAAAAACCGTATTGGCGTCGGCGGAATTGGCTGCTCGCGGCGCTGTCGGCGATCTTTGGCCTGGGGATTGCCGCGCTGGTCTCGCAAGCGGGGGGGCGTGCGGCTGTCACGCGTTTTCAGACCGAGGAGGCGGTGATCGGTGAGCTGGTGGTGACGGTGTCCGCGACGGGCACTCTTCAGCCCACCAACAAGGTCGAACTCAGCAGCGAGCTTTCCGGAATCGTCGCTGCCGTGTTGGTCGACGAAAACGATCGAGTGAAAAAGGGCCAAGTATTGGCAAGACTCGATCATTCCAAGTTGCGCGACGTCGTGAACAAATCGCGGTCAACGCTCGCGGCCGCCGAAGCGCAGATGCTGCAGGCGCAAGCCACCGTCGCCGAGACCGCCGCCGCCTTGACGCGCCTTCGGCAACTCGTCGAGATTTCCGGCGGTTTAGGAACCTCCCAAAGCGAGCTCGAGACGGCCGAGGCCAACTGGAAACGCGCTGGGGCAAACGAAGCCAGTGCCCGCGCCGGCGTTTCCCAGGCCCGCGCCAACCTGCAGTCCGCCGAAACCGATCTGGGGAAAGCCGACATCAAATCGCCGATCGACGGCGTGGTGCTCGCGCGCACCGTGGAGCCCGGTCAGACGGTCGCCGCGACATTCCAGGCGCCGGTGCTGTTCACGCTCGCCGAGGACCTGACGAAGATGAAACTGCAGGTGGACATCGATGAAGCCGACGTCGGTCAGGTGAAAGAAGGGCAGAACGCCACGTTTGCGGTGGACGCCTGGCCCGGGCGCAAGTACTCGGGCGTCATCACCCGGGTCGGGTACGGATCCAGAACCGTGGACGACGTGGTGACCTATTCCGCGGTGCTGGCGGTGAGCAACGACGACCTGAGCCTGCGTCCCGGCATGACCGCCACGACCGACATCGTGACCGTGACTCGCGAGAACGTGCTGCTCATCCCCAACGCCGCCCTTCGCTACACCCCGCCCGCGACCGTCCCGGCGTCGGCCGATCGATCCGGCGGCTTTGTCGGGAAGCTGATGCCGCGCCCGCCGGACCAGCCGAGCAGGGCTTCGGTCGCCGCGACGGACGGAGTGCCGCGCGTGTGGGTCTCGCGCGACGGCCAGGCGGTTCCCATCGAGATTCAGACCGGCGCCGACAACGGCCGGGTCACGGAGGTCCTCGGCGGATCGCTGAAGGCCGGCGAGCAGGTGATCACCGAAACGATCGGGACGGCGTCGTGA
- a CDS encoding 4-hydroxyphenylacetate 3-hydroxylase family protein: MMTPHEYEDSLRKLRLVVYMFGRRVENPVDDPIIRPSMNAVAKTYEMASRPEFAEIMTATSHLTLRRINRFTHIAQSTHDLLMRTKMGRLMGAHTGCCFQRCVGMDALAALSITTFNMDARLGTKYNERFSRYLADVQDRDLVCDGAMTDPKGDRSLPPHRQPDPDVYLRVVERREDGIVVRGAKAHQTGAVNSHEVIVMPTVAMKAEDRDWAVSFAVPSDAPGVIYIMGRQSCDTRKLEGDALDVGNPHFGGHEALIVFDDVFVPWERVFMCGETEYVGELVEKFATFHRQSYACKVGVGDVLIGATQTIAEYNGTHHAAHIRDKIIEMNHLNETLYCGSIACASEGQAEPSGTFMVNPLLANVSKHNVTRFPFTIARLAQDVAGGAMVTLPSAADFRSPEVGPWVEKYFKTKPDVPTENRLRVLRLIEHMTLGAAAVGYLTESLHGAGSPQAQRIMIARQVNMDEKKKLSQRLCGVLSAPEE, translated from the coding sequence ATGATGACGCCGCACGAGTATGAGGACAGCCTGCGCAAGCTACGGCTCGTGGTCTACATGTTCGGTCGTCGGGTGGAAAACCCCGTTGACGATCCCATCATCCGCCCGTCAATGAACGCGGTGGCGAAGACCTACGAGATGGCCTCGCGCCCGGAGTTCGCCGAGATCATGACGGCCACGTCGCACCTGACCCTGCGACGCATCAACCGTTTCACGCACATCGCCCAGAGCACGCACGATCTGCTCATGCGCACGAAGATGGGCCGCCTGATGGGCGCGCATACGGGGTGCTGCTTCCAGCGATGCGTGGGCATGGATGCGCTGGCGGCGCTGTCCATCACGACGTTCAACATGGACGCGCGGCTGGGGACAAAATACAACGAGCGCTTCTCGCGCTACCTTGCGGACGTTCAGGATCGCGATCTGGTCTGCGACGGGGCGATGACCGACCCCAAGGGCGACCGCTCGCTTCCGCCTCACCGCCAGCCGGACCCGGACGTCTACCTGCGCGTGGTAGAGCGGCGGGAAGACGGCATCGTGGTGCGGGGCGCCAAGGCCCATCAGACCGGCGCGGTCAACAGCCACGAGGTCATCGTCATGCCCACCGTGGCCATGAAAGCCGAAGACCGCGACTGGGCCGTCTCTTTCGCGGTACCCAGCGACGCGCCCGGCGTCATCTACATCATGGGCCGACAGTCCTGCGACACGCGCAAACTCGAAGGTGACGCGCTGGACGTCGGCAATCCGCATTTCGGCGGGCACGAGGCGCTGATCGTTTTCGACGACGTCTTCGTCCCGTGGGAACGCGTTTTCATGTGCGGGGAGACCGAATATGTCGGCGAATTGGTGGAAAAGTTCGCGACCTTCCACCGCCAGAGTTACGCGTGCAAGGTCGGCGTGGGGGACGTGCTGATCGGCGCGACGCAGACCATCGCCGAATACAACGGCACGCACCACGCCGCGCACATCCGCGACAAGATCATCGAGATGAACCACCTGAACGAAACCCTGTACTGCGGCTCGATCGCGTGCGCGTCCGAAGGCCAGGCCGAGCCGAGCGGAACATTCATGGTCAATCCGCTGCTCGCCAACGTCTCCAAACACAACGTCACGCGCTTTCCGTTCACCATCGCGCGTCTGGCCCAAGATGTCGCCGGCGGAGCAATGGTCACGCTGCCGTCCGCCGCGGATTTCCGATCGCCCGAGGTCGGGCCGTGGGTGGAGAAGTATTTCAAGACGAAGCCGGACGTCCCGACCGAAAACCGGCTGCGTGTGCTGCGTCTGATTGAACACATGACGCTCGGCGCCGCGGCCGTCGGCTACCTGACCGAGTCGCTGCACGGCGCGGGATCGCCGCAGGCGCAACGGATCATGATCGCGCGACAGGTGAACATGGACGAAAAGAAAAAATTGTCGCAACGTCTGTGCGGCGTGCTGAGCGCACCGGAAGAGTAG
- a CDS encoding MarR family transcriptional regulator encodes MVPLVAVPYMGEVGRRLCENADIGWIDLSGNALIRAKDLFVRVEGRPNRFKTAGRPPDVFAPKSARIARWLLMHPDEAWTQRELARSTGMDEGFVSRIVKRLAVADLVSRDESGRVRSRDANLLLDAWAETYRFENHTILKGHVAARSGEDLVNTVADRLGSAKLRYAATGLAAAWLYCRFASFRLASFYLAEEPTADLPDRIGFREDPRGANLWLVLPKDMGVFQETRVIRDVTCVHPVQVYLDLAGHPERAPEAAERLRADFLKPGAHD; translated from the coding sequence ATGGTTCCCCTCGTCGCCGTGCCATACATGGGCGAGGTCGGCCGGCGTCTGTGCGAAAATGCGGACATCGGATGGATCGACTTGTCGGGCAATGCGCTCATTCGCGCAAAGGATTTGTTCGTGCGCGTCGAGGGTCGCCCCAATCGTTTCAAAACCGCCGGTCGCCCGCCCGACGTGTTCGCGCCAAAGAGCGCGCGGATTGCCCGGTGGCTTCTCATGCATCCCGATGAGGCGTGGACCCAACGCGAACTCGCCCGCTCGACGGGGATGGACGAGGGGTTCGTCAGCCGCATCGTCAAGCGACTGGCGGTGGCGGATCTCGTCTCGCGCGACGAATCCGGGAGAGTCCGGTCGCGTGACGCGAACCTGCTGCTCGACGCGTGGGCCGAGACATATCGGTTCGAAAACCACACCATCCTGAAGGGACATGTCGCCGCGCGTTCCGGCGAGGATCTCGTGAATACCGTGGCTGATCGTCTCGGCAGTGCAAAGCTGAGGTACGCGGCGACGGGACTGGCTGCGGCGTGGCTGTATTGCCGGTTTGCCTCGTTTCGGCTCGCATCATTTTATCTCGCCGAAGAACCGACCGCCGATTTGCCGGATCGAATCGGCTTTCGCGAGGATCCGCGCGGCGCTAATCTTTGGCTCGTTCTTCCGAAGGACATGGGAGTGTTTCAGGAAACGCGGGTCATCCGGGATGTCACGTGCGTGCATCCGGTCCAGGTGTATCTCGATCTGGCGGGCCACCCCGAGCGGGCGCCCGAGGCTGCCGAGCGTTTGCGCGCGGACTTCCTGAAACCGGGCGCGCATGACTGA
- a CDS encoding radical SAM protein: MQYEGIVIRPPSEADSLILQATFGCSHNKCTFCPTYKGTKFRIKDLDRFRADVDEMARYPWRRVFLGDGDALIMPQRELLARLGYLRERLDGIERVGIYGNAKAILRKSPEELAQLRDAGLGIVYFGLESGDQDTLDFIAKGQPVERMIEAGRRVRDAELLLSATVLLGIARPGRGAIHAEETGRVLSAIDPDFVGALTVMVVPGTPLWDLQESGAYAVPEAFDLLAELYVMLRATSMSSGMFMSNHASNYLPVRVRMPREKDAALAAIRRVIDKRDASALKPEYLRAL; the protein is encoded by the coding sequence ATGCAATACGAGGGCATCGTCATCCGTCCGCCGTCCGAGGCGGATTCGCTCATCCTTCAGGCCACCTTCGGCTGCTCCCACAACAAGTGCACCTTCTGTCCCACGTACAAGGGCACCAAGTTCCGCATTAAGGATCTCGACCGCTTCCGCGCCGACGTGGACGAGATGGCGCGTTACCCGTGGCGACGCGTGTTTCTGGGCGATGGCGACGCGCTCATCATGCCGCAGCGCGAGCTGCTCGCGCGGCTCGGATATCTGCGCGAACGGCTCGATGGGATCGAGCGCGTGGGCATCTACGGCAACGCCAAGGCGATCCTGCGCAAGTCGCCGGAAGAACTCGCCCAGCTTCGCGACGCGGGGCTCGGCATCGTGTACTTCGGGCTGGAGTCGGGCGATCAGGATACGCTCGATTTCATCGCCAAGGGCCAGCCGGTGGAACGGATGATCGAGGCCGGGCGGCGCGTGCGCGACGCGGAGCTGCTGCTGTCGGCCACCGTGCTGCTCGGGATTGCCAGGCCCGGGCGCGGGGCGATTCACGCCGAAGAAACCGGGCGCGTTCTGAGCGCGATCGACCCCGACTTCGTCGGCGCGCTGACCGTGATGGTCGTGCCCGGCACGCCGCTGTGGGATCTTCAGGAGAGCGGCGCGTATGCGGTGCCGGAGGCGTTTGACCTGCTCGCCGAACTCTACGTGATGCTGCGCGCGACCAGCATGTCCTCCGGCATGTTCATGAGCAACCACGCGAGCAACTACCTGCCCGTGCGGGTGCGGATGCCGCGCGAAAAGGACGCCGCCCTCGCCGCGATCCGACGCGTGATCGACAAACGCGACGCGAGCGCGCTCAAGCCGGAGTACCTGCGCGCGCTATAG
- a CDS encoding TetR/AcrR family transcriptional regulator, translated as MRGRPPSIREEDLLDAARDVFREDGHAATTAKIARRAGVSEGILFYRYKSKEALLAAVIHRETQPPEALAVIAKNAGQRSVGENLERLIEAVLDSCFRVHPFLELAETSPMSGAIRQLLFAEPETLPPQLIVEKINACFAAEMRLGRVRRFDTWPLARAIFGGCVDFVRSRQMPNVTDSRESFVRGFVDALMHGIANPPNRDDDHETQTSARNRTRRAPHRGKPR; from the coding sequence ATGCGTGGTCGCCCACCGAGCATTCGCGAAGAAGACCTTCTGGACGCCGCACGGGACGTGTTTCGCGAAGACGGACACGCGGCGACCACGGCCAAAATCGCCCGACGGGCCGGTGTGTCCGAGGGAATTCTCTTCTACCGATACAAGAGCAAGGAAGCCCTGCTCGCCGCGGTGATCCACCGCGAGACGCAGCCTCCGGAGGCTTTGGCCGTCATCGCGAAGAACGCCGGTCAACGGAGTGTCGGCGAAAACCTGGAACGCCTGATCGAGGCGGTGCTCGATTCGTGTTTTCGAGTCCATCCGTTTTTGGAACTCGCGGAAACGAGTCCGATGTCAGGGGCAATCCGCCAACTCCTCTTTGCCGAGCCCGAGACGCTGCCGCCCCAACTCATCGTCGAAAAAATCAACGCCTGCTTCGCGGCGGAAATGCGCCTCGGCCGCGTCCGCCGCTTCGACACATGGCCGCTCGCTCGCGCGATCTTCGGCGGCTGCGTCGATTTTGTGCGGTCGCGGCAAATGCCGAACGTCACGGACAGTCGGGAGTCCTTCGTGCGGGGCTTTGTCGACGCCCTGATGCACGGGATCGCAAATCCACCGAACCGAGATGACGACCATGAGACCCAAACGTCTGCACGCAACCGAACGCGACGTGCGCCCCATCGCGGAAAACCCCGCTAG
- the msrA gene encoding peptide-methionine (S)-S-oxide reductase MsrA produces MFAVGVAAALAMPTSSRAQGGPAKAEMKSATKSVFFAGGCFWGVEYYFNHLPGVISADSGYMGGKVENPGYHDVTTGTTGHAETVRIVYDPAKVTYEELAKLFFEIHDPTEMNGQGPDIGEQYRSAIFYMSDEEKKTAQKLVDLLKAKGLNVVTKLEPAGTFWRAEEYHQDYYDHKGKKPYCHFRTKRFD; encoded by the coding sequence ATGTTCGCCGTCGGCGTCGCCGCGGCGCTCGCGATGCCCACGTCGTCGCGCGCGCAGGGCGGTCCGGCCAAGGCCGAAATGAAGTCCGCCACGAAATCCGTTTTTTTTGCCGGCGGGTGTTTCTGGGGCGTCGAGTACTACTTCAACCATTTGCCCGGCGTGATCTCCGCGGACTCCGGCTACATGGGCGGCAAGGTCGAGAATCCCGGCTACCACGACGTGACGACGGGCACGACCGGCCACGCCGAAACGGTGCGCATCGTGTACGACCCCGCGAAGGTCACGTACGAAGAACTGGCGAAGTTGTTTTTCGAGATCCACGACCCCACGGAGATGAACGGCCAGGGCCCGGACATCGGCGAGCAGTATCGATCGGCGATCTTCTATATGAGCGACGAAGAGAAGAAGACCGCTCAGAAACTGGTCGATCTACTCAAGGCCAAGGGCCTCAACGTCGTGACGAAGCTGGAACCGGCGGGCACGTTTTGGCGCGCCGAGGAGTACCACCAGGACTATTACGACCACAAGGGAAAGAAGCCCTACTGTCACTTCCGCACGAAACGGTTCGACTGA
- a CDS encoding DUF1566 domain-containing protein has product MSALVAGCGPQGDDDDDDDDSGDDDDNDEQAEAPYTLPDTGQTDCYDEMNQVIACPSSGDLFGQDAQYTSNAPSYTDNGDGTVTDKVTGLMWQQTPGEKMTWDEAASGADGFELAGHDDWRLPSIDELYSLIDFNGATGTGSFEEVPDDAIPYIDTDVFDFEYGDTDAGERFIDAQYWSATKYVSTTMDGQETAFGVNFADGRIKGYGLMGGAGDMTEFVRYVRGNAYGGNDFASNGDGTITDNATGLMWTEGDSGSLGGGDGGAMDWPDALAWCEGLSEAGYDDWRLPNAKELQGLVDYSRSPATTDSAAIDPLFTATPITDEGGGENWAYYWTSTTHDDGPDFAAYIAFGEALGCMEIGGSGEKELMDVHGAGAQRSDPKTMTPDSTIGCGDGPQGDVLRVLNFARCVRGGV; this is encoded by the coding sequence ATGTCGGCGCTCGTCGCCGGTTGCGGTCCCCAAGGCGACGACGATGATGACGACGACGATTCCGGCGACGACGACGACAACGACGAGCAGGCCGAAGCGCCCTACACCCTGCCCGACACCGGCCAGACCGACTGCTACGACGAGATGAATCAGGTGATCGCGTGCCCGTCGTCGGGCGATCTGTTCGGCCAAGACGCGCAGTACACGTCGAACGCGCCGAGCTACACCGACAACGGCGACGGCACGGTGACCGACAAAGTAACCGGTCTGATGTGGCAGCAGACCCCCGGCGAAAAGATGACATGGGACGAGGCTGCGAGCGGCGCGGACGGCTTCGAACTCGCCGGTCACGACGACTGGCGGCTGCCGAGCATCGACGAGCTGTATTCGCTGATCGACTTCAACGGCGCGACGGGAACGGGATCCTTCGAAGAGGTGCCCGACGACGCGATTCCGTACATCGACACGGACGTCTTCGACTTCGAGTACGGCGACACGGACGCGGGCGAGCGATTCATCGACGCGCAGTACTGGTCGGCGACCAAGTACGTGAGCACCACGATGGATGGCCAGGAGACCGCGTTCGGCGTCAACTTCGCCGACGGGCGCATCAAGGGCTACGGCCTCATGGGCGGCGCGGGCGACATGACGGAGTTCGTGCGTTACGTGCGCGGCAACGCCTATGGCGGCAACGATTTCGCATCGAACGGCGACGGCACCATTACCGACAACGCCACCGGCCTGATGTGGACCGAGGGCGACAGCGGTTCGCTCGGCGGTGGCGACGGCGGCGCGATGGATTGGCCGGACGCGCTGGCGTGGTGCGAGGGCCTCAGCGAAGCCGGATACGACGACTGGCGGCTGCCGAACGCGAAGGAATTGCAGGGCCTTGTCGATTACTCCCGCTCGCCGGCGACCACGGACTCCGCGGCGATCGATCCGCTCTTCACCGCGACGCCGATCACCGACGAGGGCGGCGGCGAAAACTGGGCGTACTACTGGACCTCGACCACGCACGACGACGGCCCCGACTTCGCGGCGTACATCGCGTTCGGCGAGGCGCTGGGCTGCATGGAGATCGGCGGTTCGGGCGAAAAGGAACTCATGGACGTGCACGGTGCGGGCGCGCAACGCAGCGACCCGAAGACGATGACGCCGGACTCGACGATCGGGTGCGGCGACGGCCCGCAGGGCGACGTGCTGCGCGTGCTGAATTTCGCGCGGTGCGTGCGCGGAGGCGTGTGA
- the ettA gene encoding energy-dependent translational throttle protein EttA, whose translation MYKLRKVVSGPRVILDDITLAFLPGAKIGVIGPNGAGKSSLLRIMAGVDHEFDGEGKPGQGIRVGFLPQEPQLDPDKTVKENVEEAVREIRNLLHRFDEVNAKFAEPMSDDEMNALLAEQGDLQAKIDAANAWDLDRTIEIAMDALRCPPGDSAVTHLSGGEIRRVALCRVLLEKPDMLLLDEPTNHLDAESVEWLEHFLAEYPGTVVAVTHDRYFLDNVAGWILELDRGKGFPFEGNYSGWLDQKSKRVAVEEKQETARQRTLERELEWIRMSPKARQSKGKARLTAYERLLSEETAQRRSTAELVIPNGPRLGDLVIEAEKLSMVFDDRVIFEDLSFKVPAGAIVGIIGPNGAGKTTLFRILTGQYEASTGSMKIGTTVKLAYVDQSRDALSPENTVWKEISGGEEILYFDKTALNSRAYVSKFAFKKDSQQALIKHLSGGERNRVHLAKMLRTGGNVLLLDEPTNDLDVDTLRALEDAIEAFAGCVFVISHDRWFLDRIATHILSFEGESHAEWFEGNYQDYEKDKKRRLGADADQPHRIRYKKLTH comes from the coding sequence ATGTACAAGCTGCGCAAGGTCGTCTCCGGCCCGCGCGTCATTCTCGACGACATCACGCTGGCGTTTCTGCCCGGCGCGAAGATCGGCGTCATCGGCCCCAACGGCGCGGGCAAAAGCTCCCTGCTGCGCATCATGGCGGGCGTCGACCACGAGTTCGACGGGGAGGGCAAGCCGGGCCAGGGCATCCGCGTAGGCTTTTTGCCGCAGGAGCCGCAACTCGACCCCGACAAGACGGTGAAGGAAAACGTCGAGGAGGCCGTGCGCGAGATCCGCAACCTGCTGCACCGCTTCGACGAGGTCAACGCGAAATTCGCCGAGCCCATGAGCGACGACGAGATGAACGCGCTGCTCGCCGAGCAGGGCGATCTGCAGGCCAAGATCGACGCTGCGAACGCGTGGGATCTGGACCGCACCATCGAGATCGCGATGGACGCGCTACGCTGCCCGCCGGGCGATTCGGCGGTCACGCACCTGTCGGGCGGCGAGATCCGCCGCGTGGCGCTGTGCCGCGTGCTGCTGGAAAAGCCCGACATGCTCCTGCTCGACGAACCGACCAACCACCTCGACGCCGAGTCGGTGGAGTGGCTGGAGCATTTTCTCGCCGAGTATCCCGGCACCGTCGTCGCCGTCACGCACGATCGGTATTTCCTCGACAACGTGGCCGGGTGGATTCTCGAACTCGACCGCGGCAAGGGCTTCCCGTTCGAGGGCAACTACAGCGGGTGGCTCGACCAGAAGAGCAAACGCGTCGCCGTCGAGGAAAAGCAGGAGACCGCCCGCCAGCGCACACTGGAACGCGAGCTGGAATGGATTCGCATGAGCCCCAAGGCGCGGCAGTCCAAGGGCAAGGCACGCCTCACCGCGTACGAGCGCTTGCTGTCGGAAGAAACCGCGCAGCGCCGCAGCACCGCCGAACTCGTGATCCCGAACGGCCCCCGACTCGGCGATCTCGTGATCGAGGCCGAAAAACTCTCGATGGTTTTCGACGACCGCGTGATCTTCGAGGACCTCTCGTTCAAGGTGCCGGCCGGCGCGATCGTGGGCATCATCGGCCCCAACGGCGCGGGCAAGACGACGCTCTTTCGCATCCTCACCGGACAATATGAGGCCTCGACCGGTTCGATGAAAATCGGCACGACGGTGAAGCTCGCGTACGTCGATCAGAGCCGCGACGCGCTCTCGCCCGAAAACACCGTGTGGAAGGAAATCTCCGGCGGCGAGGAGATTCTGTACTTCGACAAAACGGCGCTCAACTCGCGAGCCTACGTTTCCAAATTCGCGTTCAAAAAAGACTCCCAGCAGGCGCTCATCAAGCATTTGTCCGGCGGCGAGCGAAACCGCGTGCACCTGGCCAAGATGCTGCGCACCGGCGGCAACGTGCTGCTGCTCGACGAGCCGACCAACGACCTCGACGTTGACACCCTGCGCGCGCTGGAGGACGCCATCGAGGCGTTCGCCGGGTGCGTGTTCGTCATCAGCCACGACCGCTGGTTTCTCGATCGCATCGCGACGCACATTCTGTCCTTCGAGGGCGAGAGCCACGCCGAGTGGTTCGAGGGCAACTATCAGGATTACGAGAAGGACAAGAAGCGCCGCCTGGGCGCCGACGCCGATCAGCCGCACCGCATCCGCTACAAGAAGCTGACGCACTAA
- a CDS encoding tetratricopeptide repeat protein, with protein MHCRFLALILAMFAVLFSGIAFAQVPEKGPCDDFETDISVVWNEEAKAKVNVAFAKIPLDFAKKVSYSVTTKLDGVAQDWVMLNKRVCKDAVERKIITPREYSLRSTCYNASLIAMRQFKELLIVADNETAAKALDAYQTVADKLYTCEQKAVYAAYAQDADAPDQQAIKNTEAQLAKTDLLETIGKNDEAQIIAVAAEASSISSGNKRQQADALLKKTDLALDRAQYPAAAQYADEASAIFESTADTIGRADVFMRKGLIAHDRGSADEARVYYEKAQSIYQSEVGELSSDYALATSNIGVLWRALGDQKKAMDYEERALKIYRSMFGENHPEVAGALCNIGNVWFTLGEHKKALEYYEQSLSIYQSVYGESHPQLAVALGSIGNSWSELGDEKKALEYKKRSLAIFKEAYGENHPRVALAIGNIGNSWSALGDQKKALLFYERSLVIYRAVYEENHPDIAMALSNIGVSWSALGDEKKALKFRERSLDIYRSVYGENHPDVAFGFGNIGVSWGKLGDQKKALEYFERSLSIYRSNYGESHPEVARLLVSIGASFAWLDDCPQALIKYRSALEIYRRFLPEDHKTIEHIKANIERCLK; from the coding sequence ATGCATTGCAGATTTCTCGCATTGATTCTCGCCATGTTCGCGGTCCTATTCTCCGGGATCGCTTTCGCGCAAGTACCCGAGAAAGGTCCTTGCGACGATTTCGAGACCGATATCAGCGTGGTCTGGAACGAGGAAGCAAAAGCCAAGGTCAACGTCGCCTTCGCGAAGATACCTCTCGATTTCGCCAAGAAGGTCTCCTACTCGGTGACGACGAAGTTGGACGGCGTTGCCCAAGACTGGGTGATGCTCAACAAGCGCGTTTGCAAGGACGCGGTGGAACGCAAAATTATCACGCCCCGCGAGTACTCGTTGCGTAGCACGTGTTATAACGCGTCGCTGATTGCGATGCGCCAGTTCAAAGAGCTCTTGATCGTTGCCGACAACGAAACGGCCGCCAAGGCATTGGACGCCTACCAGACCGTGGCCGACAAGCTCTATACGTGCGAGCAAAAGGCGGTCTATGCGGCTTACGCGCAAGATGCGGACGCACCCGATCAACAGGCGATCAAGAACACCGAGGCCCAACTCGCTAAAACGGATTTGCTCGAGACCATCGGCAAAAACGACGAGGCGCAAATCATTGCCGTCGCCGCTGAAGCTTCGTCGATTTCCTCCGGCAACAAAAGACAGCAGGCCGACGCACTGCTGAAGAAGACTGACCTAGCTTTGGATCGCGCTCAATATCCTGCCGCGGCACAGTACGCCGACGAGGCCTCTGCGATTTTCGAGTCGACGGCTGACACGATCGGTCGAGCCGACGTGTTCATGAGAAAGGGCCTAATCGCCCACGACAGAGGGAGCGCCGACGAAGCGCGAGTCTATTACGAGAAGGCTCAGTCGATCTACCAGTCCGAAGTTGGCGAACTGAGTTCTGATTACGCACTGGCGACAAGTAATATCGGCGTTTTGTGGCGGGCTCTAGGAGACCAGAAAAAGGCGATGGATTACGAGGAAAGAGCGCTGAAAATTTACCGATCGATGTTTGGAGAAAACCATCCAGAAGTCGCGGGCGCGCTTTGCAACATCGGCAATGTCTGGTTCACACTTGGCGAACACAAAAAAGCGCTGGAATATTACGAGCAATCGTTGTCGATCTACCAATCCGTGTATGGGGAGAGTCATCCCCAACTGGCGGTTGCACTCGGCAGCATCGGCAATTCCTGGTCCGAGCTTGGCGACGAAAAAAAAGCGTTGGAGTACAAAAAGCGCTCACTGGCGATCTTCAAAGAGGCGTATGGCGAAAACCACCCACGTGTGGCGTTGGCGATCGGCAATATCGGGAATTCTTGGTCAGCCCTCGGTGACCAGAAAAAGGCGCTTTTGTTCTATGAACGATCACTCGTGATTTATCGGGCGGTTTATGAAGAAAACCATCCGGACATCGCGATGGCTCTAAGCAACATAGGCGTTTCGTGGTCGGCACTCGGCGACGAGAAAAAGGCACTGAAATTCAGAGAGCGCTCTCTGGATATTTATCGGTCAGTGTACGGGGAAAACCATCCGGATGTCGCTTTTGGTTTTGGCAATATTGGAGTTTCGTGGGGAAAACTCGGTGACCAGAAAAAGGCACTGGAGTATTTTGAGCGGTCCTTGAGCATTTACCGTTCGAATTATGGGGAAAGCCACCCGGAAGTCGCGAGACTGCTGGTCAGTATTGGCGCTTCGTTTGCTTGGCTCGACGATTGCCCCCAAGCTTTGATCAAATATCGCTCGGCCCTTGAAATTTATAGACGGTTTCTGCCCGAGGACCACAAAACCATCGAACACATTAAGGCCAATATTGAAAGATGTTTGAAATAG